The genomic stretch ttttaaacattttaactctgATCTAAATGTAACCATAACGTAACAAAACAATCACTATACTATCTCGTACCAAGGTACTCACTGCAACATTACAATGACTGTAATGTACATGCACTGACAGATGATTTGGTGTCAACTTGCTTGTCACACCAGCCGCTCCTAAAATAACAGACTGCTCAGTCATCCTTTTTTACTAACTTgcatatttgaattaataatagaGACAGTGTTTACTcacaaagtttttcaaaattttacctTATTAATGAATTGAAACTTCTTTCCATCTGCTTTTATGGGGAGGGGGAATATAACactaactttaaaatgtttgggAGGAACCAGGCCAATTTTCTGAATATATTTAAGCAATTAACTGTTGAGGTTTAGTTGCTACGTACGCTACATAACGCTGTGTCAAACTTCCTCAACCCTCTTCCATAATGGTGCGTAATGCTGCAAAAACCTCCCTTACAGAGTAGGAGTAAGctaaattacaattgaaaacaaCTTCACGTCAGTTCTCATGTATGTGATGACAGTTATGGCATCCTTCACTTTATAATAGACTATAACAGTAAAACAACTGATCACAGTTTACATGATTGGTTTTTGGTTCAGTTGCATGACTCATGCTGTATAGCATACACCATGTCAATGTTCAACTTAGATAAAAGCTAATGAAATGTTTGTGCCTACAGATATACATTCAAACAAAATTTCCTTTATGAAACAtgcttacttacttacttactgccggggcgtaacaaatctcagtcgattctttgcctcgtctatgagcctcttccacgcccccctgtcttccgccagatccacagaccctccacaccgggtcacatcttcgaccacttgatcgcaccatcttatctttggcctacccaaagggcgccttcctgccggtaccgcctggtagacctcttttaaccttgtgccctcctgtctccgatgtacatgtcccagccagctaattctctttgccttcaccaaagccacaatatcaggatcttggtatacattgcgtaattctctattttttcttattcgccacaccccttcatcacatattggtccaaatatttttcgtacatacattaggactggttgaatgattgttttataaattcttattttggagcattgtgacaacaatcttgacgtaaagagttttgtacacgccccaagacacctatttgcattagctaatttgctttgtatctctatatcctccacgtttttgctgtttattgttatacccaaatatttaaaactttctacccagccaatcgagtagttgtcaatgcttaagtttgttctcacatttccagcatgtcttccaaaatgaataattttagttttatcttcatttagctctaagcctactgtttgacattctttaataaaactttttgttagtgtggagaggtcatccaaactttctgacaagatcactacatcatccgcaaatgccattaCGTTCAGGTCCTATTATGAAACATGctgttttgcaaaatttaaaaagctgagtttttttattaattcaccaGAACTAtatgttcataattaaaatacagtaatatctGGTGGTAATTCTACCTCTACGAgtaatgtatacaatttatatcAACTAAGTATCTAATGAAAAAATTTCTAGATTTAAAATGGTATAAAACTTTATctctttggatttcttttttttaataaaaataaagagaattatAACTGAATGACTCATAAATGACAATTTCGTGTACAAGCTCACAAACTACAATGCTAAATCAATTGGTGTTCTGACTGGGTTGATAAGAAGTAACAAATGCAAATGTATCACTCCTAAATTGATTTAATACTGTTGAATTTTTAGTAAAGATATATATACACTGCTGATAGATAAACACCAAaagatatacaataatttaaagatttatatgtgTTTCCAATAATGAAGAGTTCTTCCTTCAATGTAATTATTACTCTTGTTAgagaattttatatttctcagGCAGCTTAGGGGGAACCGCCCCTGAATGTGTTCGTTATTTAAATAGAGTATATCGTCTCTCATTGAGGTTATGTCAGAGTACTAGAATGGTGAGACAGATCTTCTAAAAGAGAATAAGCAAGTGTTCTGGTAAGAATCTACATAATAGGCAGTCACACTCAATTTGCTCACTTTTTATCGCTAATTTTTTTGctaataaaaactcaaaaataattagccgttgttttgtttaatttattacctcCCAATAAGACACCACCACTACCAAATGATATCtttcatttacaaattatgtaattaGTGTAATGTGACAAATTGGTGCGACATATAATGCACTTTCagtttaaaattgcaaataatagtcttattttgtaaacaaaatctaCCTACAATTATACATGTGCCTCTTAATTGTGCATAGTTTTGTGAACATTTTCTcaaatttgcaaattttttatCAGACTTTTTAACTCCAGCTTTCAATGAACGTATTTATGGTGATCATATGCATCACATTTTCATTGTCtctttttatgtacattttgatATCGTTAGTATTCGAATTGCAAATATATGGACTTGCACTATGTACAACATTGAGTAGAGCAtggtaaactaaaataatttttttttataaagtttataatttattaacacgttcacgacgacggcTAATTTCCAGACTTTTTTGGCAAAAATCTGTaatcattttttaagtaaaacgaGAAATTTATGTAGACttcaaaattttacacaaaaacaatgttataatatatacctaaaaattaatttacctaaaGAAATagcaattgtgcacctgataagagtACACAATAgtttgaggtatttatttaaaggCAGGATctaatttaacaaaccaccatgACAGGCAAACATTAAAAACGCAATAAGGTAATGCATCAAATGTACCCCATCGGGAGCATGACGTGCTGCTTTACGAAAGCCCAGTGTGTACCTGACGGTAGTTGTGAAAGATCACATGTATAATCGGGTACACATCGTGGTGAATATGTAAACAATTATGAAAAAGTATGAGATTTTTtgctaaataacaaataacaatactgATATGACTAAAAAGATTTTCTGTGTGTATccttaaaataagatattttaataccaaaaataaGGCAGAAaaggtgtttaaaattattcttatgggCTAAAATCAAAACATCAACAAACATgaataacatagcatttattaggttttgttttgacTAACCAAAGCCCAGTAGGAGTTCTGAGAATACCATTAACTGGTTTTGCCAAGTTATCTCTTAGTTACCAGGAGACAGTTACTGGACTAAATGTATCTCACATACTATCTGGTAACCGATAAGAGATAACATGGAAaactattggtattcccaggacttcctactGTATTTCGGTCAGGCAAAACAAAAGCTATGTTATTCATGGTTGATGATGTTTGTTAATTCTtgcaataatttcttttattatttggtGTTGTAAGTTCCCAAAATAACTAacgagtgaatgttttatctgccttaaaataactttaaatgtaacttaaattgtggggcttttatcaaacaatttaaactttaactgtccaccaaatttgatagagtaacattataTACTTCTAGTTTTTCCAattcttattctttttataatacctttaaaataaggtgtTACTTGTTAGGACTTCCTATTTAAAAATCTGTACTCATCCCCAAAATACCCCATCTTGGGGAAAAggcttaaaatttgtatacatcaaaatctcctcagttggtcatataaacaactcccaaagtaaatcactccatctctattcataagaaagttaatggaaggggacttttaagacacccggtacatacatatatctataaatttgttatagtataaaGTTTTTTCCATAAATGAATTACCTTCCAACATCAACTTTAgatgtttataatgtattttataattatttttacaattgtcTTGAAAATCGGACATTGacagtaaaagggttaatttattttattctgatgaTAACTAACACATTCTGAATCAGTCTGTAGCAGTGGTTAGCTGTGTCCTGGTGGCAGTGGTCAACACATACGCACAAGTGCCTTCAGCTTCGTCGTTTCCATCAAATCCGCCAGTACCAGGAATATCATCCATGCCATCAGTATCATCAGCTTCACCAGTGCCAGCGATGCCACCTATGCCATCATACCAGTCGATGTCATCAGATCCATCAGCAGCGGGGATACCGTCAATATTGATTTCATCAATACAACCTATGCCATCAAACCCGTCAAATCCATCAGCGGTGCCAATGCAATCTGTGCCgtcaataataatttcaatgcTGCCAGAGATGCCACAAATACCACCTGTACAACAAATGCCACCATACAACGCAGCAACAGCATAAGCTACTGAAGTTAGATGTAAACTACCAAAAAAACATGTAAACAGGCCACCAAGATGAATCTTTAACTTGATCGCCTATCTTTTCACAGTAATCGGCATGCTGTGTGCATCAAATCTCAAAAATACTAACTATACtaataaatatcacattttacaaatatcaatgttgtataaataaatatatgtaacttaATTATAACTGCATTCAAATCATGAGAACCAAACCCACTTTTTTAGGAATTTGAAGACAGTTATTAATGAATCAAGTTATAAGTGAATTAGTAACTGTACTTTGTTTAGTATTTGTTATTGATAATGAATGATTGGAACTGACAATTTCAAGTTACTTATTGTAATCATACATACGTAATctggaaatataaaaagtacaatcaagttaaaataatatttaagagaaTGGTATAAACAAAGACAATGTAATCTTATTTATTAGGCTAATATAAGTTTCCAGTTTGCACGATATCGAAATTTGATGACAAAatgtgttaacaatatttttataaacagctGTGTCTTTTCTATGTGGTTTGAACTGAAAAATTTAGTTGATAGTGAGAAAGAAAATGTGATTACAACCCATCTTAGCATTGAAAGAACTTTATTGGCAGAGCGTTAACGAAGCTTACCAGTCAGGTGGCGGGTAAAATTTCTCCTTTATCTTTCCCCAAGATAACTAGTGAACAAATTGAGCtaggctttaaattttacattaaacttaatttcttcatATACAAAACCAAGTTTGAAGTTTGTGTATGTCCGTAATGTTATCCTTAGCTACATGGTCTAATATACTCCTTTCCAAAATCCAGCCAAAATCTGTCACCCAATTTTTATTGTAGAAGTTCacagtttagttttataaattaaagtatttatacactaactattatacaattaaatgaaaGTTAAATCAACATCACCCAATCATATGAAGACTGGCTACTTGGCTGAAAGTGGCTACTCATTGATTGAAGGTGATAAAATAACTACTATTACTTGAATACCTGACGATTAAGTACGTCAcctaaagaaaatataattagagaaaattattgttttatatttattaatcctTTAATAACTCTTCCAAGTcataaaaatcattaatgttattctttaaaatgCAAAACTTAAAATTGGCAACGGTTTAGAGGTACAAACTTGCTGAGCAGATCAAACACCTGCTACAGCACCAGTATAGGATGAATTCACTTTTAAGTTAATCATATTCAGaccttttgaatattttaataattataaaaaacaattcagTATAACACAAAGAGACTTCCATTATATTCAGTCAAAATAGAATGCATTATTGATGGACCTTTTCTAAAACAGTTGGGACTTTTTATTGCTTAGACCTTTAACACAACGTTCCATATGGTAGGAATTTTATTGAATGTTACTAATGCAGGAGTTTTTGCATATCTCCTTAGAGTTACAATGATGCAGAATCACAAGAATCTTCACACATTCATTCATCTTCCGATCCTGGTAGGTAACAAGGGGCTATCAACTTCAATTAAACTTTAGTAACAATAGTATATTTTAggcaacaattttaaaataccaaattacTTCATTTTTTCATGCCAAACCTGGTTGAAAAATTAGTAATGGTTAGGCTCTCTCACATCATTTAAACTTCGACATCTTACCTGCAAGACAACATGGGTTCTTATCTGTAAAATCGACCACAGATGCACTCATTGATCTAATTAGACAAATAATTTACAACCTTGAAAAAAGAAAGTGTTCTGACCTCAGCAAAGCATTTGACTCGTTGGATAACAGTTTAATACTTGAGAAAATCAAATCCCTAGGTTTGATGGAAGAATATTGTTGTGGTATATATCGTACAGGGAGAGAGCAAATACTTGAAGTAAAGCAAGTGCAGAATGGTTCTGAAAGAATTGTAGAATCAAAGCCACATATTGTCAAAATAGGTGTCCTTTAAGATTATGTATGGGCCCAGTTTTGTTTCCAATATTCACAATGATCTAGTTTTTAACACTCTTAAGATAAAACTTTTAGAATTAGAAAGACTAAAAGGTTAAACATTCAAGCCTCAAAATCTACAAAGGGTTAAAGAAAACTTGGCATCTTGGATAATGTTGGATGAAGGTCTATCCTGAAAGCTTCACATTGAcaagaagtgtttttttttttaaaaaaaagagtaaagatttacaatttcaattgtatatccaaatttcataaattaccaaaattaGTTTTGGTACGCTATCATTGcctttttagtaaaaaagaatCGTTCTATAAATATCCTTTACATTTTTCACAGACCTTTTTTATGAGCACAAATTAATTATACACAGCTAGAAATCTATAAAACTCTATTATGATAAATTTGTCTGATTTACATAGTTGTTATTTTCAGTTGTTAATcacaatgaaaaattatgaaaaatatttttaacatttgttttaacactgctctaaaaaagttttttcagtgtTAAATTTTTTCACAGAGAAAGGAGGCTTATTTGATTTCTACATATTCTTAGTTATGACATAGAAGCACACAGTCAATATAATGACAATAGACCTCACAAGATTAAGGAATAGAAAAAACGACACAATCATTAAAGTAGACATTGCCttcagatttattatttaaaagaaaaatatgctGTTGATACcttcatttaaataattctgcTTAACGATTGATAAAGTATAAAAGGGTTAAAAGATAGAGAAAGATAGATAGGCTACATAACTTGACTTACACTATGACTAGTAGATAtacttaatgtataaaattaacatacaatttacaaaacttaatGGACATGGAGTTTAACCTCGATAAATTCCTAAAAACTTAACAATCtcgaaactattttttttaattagggatAGTTCAACAACTAATCTAttataatttatctaattaataaaattagcCTATTCTAACACTGTTTTGGAGTTTGGCTTTGGAACAAACACAACAAATACTTGGTATACACTAATGTACGAGTATTTTGGTTAAATGCATTGCTATCTGAGGTACATTGGTAATAGTAAGTAAAGGTTGAATGCCGGACTAGCCTCGTGAAATTCGGTTGCTGGAGAGTGGGTCAACAACATTAGGCCCACACCTGTAACAAATAAGAGGAATCTTTTcttgtaattgaaatataaatttcctgtaataataatttgatttttagtgtttatacacagtaaaacattatttaatttatgagctgaaaattcaatatat from Homalodisca vitripennis isolate AUS2020 chromosome 2, UT_GWSS_2.1, whole genome shotgun sequence encodes the following:
- the LOC124355501 gene encoding RNA-binding protein 12-like, producing MFTKSVAVVSCVLVAVVNTYAQVPSASSFPSNPPVPGISSMPSVSSASPVPAMPPMPSYQSMSSDPSAAGIPSILISSIQPMPSNPSNPSAVPMQSVPSIIISMLPEMPQIPPVQQMPPYNAATA